GATTTTAAACGTGACAATAGATTTTAATATCTAACAAAAGAAAAAGCTATAGATTTTTAATATCAAAATTGATTGAATGTATTTGTTGTGTCCTTAGTCTGCCTCTGGTGCAAACAAATACCGTGGACTTGTGCTAAAGAAAAAACCTCTTATCTCGCAGGTGAATATCCCCAAGTAACCCACAATTTTCATATGTACATATATATTCGTGTGATTTAAGTCGTAAAGAGTTTTTTTCTAAACAATGTAGGATCCTAAACGTACTTGGTTTGATTCTGCAGACTGGGCTTTACACAAGGTTTATCAGTTTACCTAACTTGAAATCATTGATACATCTACTTTTCTTTTTGGCATGTGAAAGTAATTAAAACATATATTTATATAAATACGACACAGCAAGAAGCAAGCCCAGATAAAAGAACAATAGCGGGAATTGAGAATTTGAAACCCAAATATTTTCAGAGAACACCTAGCAAGGAACTTCCCCCTACCTTTGCATATGGACAAGAGAATCAGGTGAGAAACTATTACTGTATATGTAAGCATGATTTATATTCAAGAGTGACTGAAAAGAAATCTTTTAATTTGCAGACAGATTCGAGCGTTTAGGGTGCAACGCAAAAAGGGTTTGACGTGGAAATGGAACGTGATTCGTTTGGTGTGAGCCTACTCACCTGTTTCATGTTTCCATAAAAGCTCTTATGCAGTTGTTATGTTTTGGCTCTTGGTTATAAATGTTTATCGTTTCAATAA
This sequence is a window from Brassica oleracea var. oleracea cultivar TO1000 chromosome C1, BOL, whole genome shotgun sequence. Protein-coding genes within it:
- the LOC106302373 gene encoding uncharacterized protein LOC106302373, with product MATKKNIVDDVLSTQQEESASGANKYRGLVLKKKPLISQDPKRTWFDSADWALHKQEASPDKRTIAGIENLKPKYFQRTPSKELPPTFAYGQENQTDSSV